Proteins from a genomic interval of Longimicrobiaceae bacterium:
- a CDS encoding DUF433 domain-containing protein, with the protein MDDHRPVALPDGSVVHSDPEILSGVPVFVGTRVPVQTLVEYLEGGYSVDGFLDNFPTVRREQVNAFLEQAMQALLARVA; encoded by the coding sequence ATGGATGACCATCGACCCGTCGCGCTGCCCGACGGCAGCGTGGTCCACAGCGATCCGGAGATTCTGTCCGGGGTGCCGGTCTTCGTGGGTACACGTGTGCCCGTTCAGACGCTCGTCGAGTACCTGGAAGGTGGCTACAGCGTGGACGGGTTCCTCGACAACTTCCCGACCGTGCGGCGGGAACAGGTGAACGCTTTCCTGGAGCAGGCCATGCAGGCGCTCCTCGCGCGCGTTGCGTGA
- a CDS encoding DUF5615 family PIN-like protein — translation MRRVLLDENLPRLLKRDLPGFDVRTVAEAGWAGTRNGKLLRLAEAEFDIFLTADRGLPHQQTVGVLALGVVVLAVGSTMLEDLRAVAPRIRKAIAVVRAGEIIQVTPA, via the coding sequence GTGAGACGGGTCCTTCTCGACGAGAACCTTCCCCGCCTGCTGAAGCGCGACCTGCCCGGGTTCGACGTTCGGACGGTAGCCGAGGCGGGCTGGGCCGGTACCAGGAATGGGAAGCTTCTTCGGCTCGCGGAGGCGGAGTTCGACATCTTCCTCACCGCGGACCGTGGTCTTCCGCACCAGCAGACGGTAGGCGTCCTCGCCTTGGGAGTCGTCGTGCTGGCAGTGGGGAGCACGATGCTGGAGGACCTGCGTGCCGTCGCACCCAGGATCCGCAAGGCGATTGCCGTGGTTCGGGCAGGGGAGATCATCCAGGTGACGCCCGCGTGA
- a CDS encoding GAF domain-containing protein, translating into MPRSAAPASHALVRDPSRLAALRQAALLDTPAEEGFDRLARLAARLLSAPVALVTLVDEDRQFFKSCIGLPEPWASRRETPLSHSFCQHAVASREPLVIADAREDPLVRDNLAIRDLGVIAYLGVPLITSEGYELGSFCVIDTQPREWTDEEVRTVKDLAVSVLSEIELRVAVRELKRMNAELRAGIAPGSAVRDRNRWKRDGVRLRRIEALALRSSYRLASGCASVEDVAFSPQDVLWLTGKLSQLRAFQTPAGAEDEGR; encoded by the coding sequence ATGCCCCGATCCGCCGCACCCGCGAGCCACGCGCTCGTACGCGACCCTTCGCGCCTGGCGGCGCTCCGCCAGGCCGCGCTGCTGGACACGCCCGCCGAGGAGGGATTCGACCGGCTGGCGCGCCTGGCCGCCCGGCTCCTGTCGGCCCCCGTGGCGCTGGTCACCCTGGTAGACGAGGACCGGCAGTTCTTCAAGAGCTGCATCGGGCTCCCGGAGCCGTGGGCGAGTCGCCGGGAGACGCCGCTGTCGCACTCGTTCTGCCAGCACGCGGTCGCCTCGCGCGAACCGCTGGTGATCGCGGACGCCCGGGAGGACCCGCTGGTGCGCGACAACCTGGCCATCCGCGACCTGGGGGTGATCGCCTACCTGGGCGTGCCGCTCATCACCTCGGAGGGGTACGAGCTGGGGAGCTTCTGCGTGATCGACACGCAGCCGCGCGAGTGGACCGACGAAGAGGTCCGGACGGTGAAGGACCTCGCCGTGTCGGTGCTCTCCGAGATCGAGCTGCGGGTCGCCGTGCGCGAGCTGAAGCGCATGAACGCGGAGCTTCGCGCCGGGATCGCGCCCGGCTCGGCGGTGCGGGACCGGAATAGGTGGAAGCGCGACGGCGTCCGCCTCCGCCGGATCGAGGCGCTCGCGCTGCGGTCCAGCTATCGGCTGGCCTCCGGGTGCGCGTCGGTGGAGGACGTGGCGTTCAGCCCGCAGGACGTGCTCTGGCTGACGGGGAAGCTGTCACAGCTGCGCGCCTTCCAGACACCGGCCGGCGCGGAGGACGAAGGGCGCTGA
- the ytxJ gene encoding bacillithiol system redox-active protein YtxJ — MKQLSSAAEVDSAVSGETAILYKHSTTCPISAAAREQMEHFLERHPDAPFFMVDVNDSADVSSYVVEKTGIEHQSPQLIVFRDGDPAWHAAHFDITADALEQQFGTPGS, encoded by the coding sequence ATGAAGCAGCTCAGCAGCGCCGCCGAGGTGGACTCCGCCGTGTCCGGCGAGACCGCGATCCTGTACAAGCACAGCACGACGTGCCCCATCAGCGCCGCGGCCCGCGAGCAGATGGAGCACTTCCTGGAGCGGCACCCCGACGCGCCGTTCTTCATGGTGGACGTCAACGACTCGGCGGACGTGTCGAGCTACGTGGTGGAGAAGACCGGCATCGAGCACCAGTCGCCGCAACTGATCGTCTTCCGGGACGGAGACCCGGCCTGGCATGCGGCCCACTTCGACATCACGGCCGACGCGCTGGAACAGCAATTTGGGACCCCCGGGAGCTGA